The Pirellulimonas nuda genome includes a region encoding these proteins:
- a CDS encoding IS701 family transposase, translated as MDADEIRRLKPELTSYLHEFDACFSRRDTRAHLPTYVEGQLSELPAKSCEPMALAAGVAPRTLQEFLAQHRWDEDAVRRRLQEIVLRDHAGPHSIGLIDETSDVKKGDKTPGVQRQYCGCVGKQENGIVTVHLGYATGDFHALVDGELFLPESWSEDRQRCRAAGIPEDMVYRSKWKIALELCDRAAAHGVMFDWLTFDEGYGGKPLFLQGLDGRKQRFVAEVPTTFSCWTDRPRVTERPFRRGGRGRPRKVPRLVAAASAPQSVQDLAENWPELRDQAWTRYYVKDGEKGPLVWEAKHARIVMKNDDGLPGIELHLLVARNALNHDEVKYFISNAPSDTTIETLLLVAFSRWRVERCFRDQKQEIGLDQWEGRCYLGLKRHLILSCVSYLFLARCRERLRGKKSGGHGLPSPRRRRRAAAELAA; from the coding sequence ATGGACGCCGATGAGATCCGCCGTTTGAAGCCGGAATTGACGAGTTACTTGCACGAATTCGACGCCTGTTTCTCGCGTCGAGATACTCGTGCGCACTTGCCAACCTACGTCGAAGGCCAACTCTCCGAACTGCCCGCGAAGAGTTGCGAGCCGATGGCGCTGGCCGCCGGAGTGGCGCCGCGGACGCTGCAAGAGTTCCTGGCCCAGCACCGCTGGGACGAAGACGCCGTGCGCCGGCGACTCCAAGAGATCGTCCTCCGAGATCATGCGGGGCCGCACTCGATCGGCCTGATCGACGAAACGAGCGACGTCAAGAAGGGGGACAAGACGCCCGGCGTGCAGCGGCAGTACTGCGGCTGCGTCGGCAAGCAGGAGAACGGCATCGTCACGGTCCACTTGGGCTACGCGACCGGCGACTTCCACGCGCTGGTCGACGGCGAGCTGTTCTTGCCGGAGAGTTGGTCGGAGGACCGCCAGCGGTGTCGGGCCGCCGGCATTCCCGAGGACATGGTCTACCGCTCCAAGTGGAAGATCGCCCTGGAGCTTTGCGATCGGGCCGCGGCCCACGGCGTGATGTTCGACTGGCTGACGTTCGACGAAGGCTACGGCGGAAAGCCGCTGTTTTTGCAGGGCTTGGACGGTCGAAAGCAACGCTTCGTCGCCGAGGTCCCGACGACGTTCTCGTGTTGGACCGACCGGCCGCGCGTGACGGAGCGACCCTTTCGCCGCGGCGGTCGCGGCCGGCCCCGCAAGGTCCCGCGGTTGGTCGCCGCAGCGAGCGCCCCGCAGAGCGTGCAAGACCTCGCCGAGAACTGGCCCGAGCTGCGTGATCAAGCGTGGACCCGGTACTACGTGAAGGACGGCGAGAAGGGGCCGCTCGTGTGGGAGGCGAAGCACGCCCGCATCGTCATGAAGAACGACGACGGGTTGCCGGGGATCGAACTCCACCTGCTCGTCGCCCGCAACGCATTGAACCACGATGAGGTGAAGTATTTCATCAGCAACGCCCCGTCCGACACGACCATCGAGACGTTGTTGCTGGTCGCGTTCTCGCGGTGGCGCGTCGAACGGTGCTTCCGCGACCAGAAGCAGGAGATCGGACTCGATCAGTGGGAGGGCCGCTGTTACCTCGGTCTCAAACGCCATTTGATCCTGTCGTGCGTCAGCTACTTGTTCCTGGCCCGCTGTCGTGAACGGCTGCGGGGGAAAAAATCCGGAGGTCACGGTCTGCCAAGTCCACGCCGCCGTCGGCGCGCTGCTGCCGAGTTGGCAGCGTAA
- a CDS encoding DUF1254 domain-containing protein gives MAATRPGSSLGAYALFATAALLLPGCDSKNDPIAKAGAGEKDAPGIMETKAIAEEGFVYGLPIVMNYAVMHDYAVDKDSGQFKAPFNEIKNEARVFTYKDTAIVTPNSDTPYSFLWMDLRAEPMVLSVPEVEKGRYYAVQLEDGNTFNFGYIGSRATGNQAGVYLVAGPDWKGEKPEGIKEVFHSTTQFALAGYRTQLFNAADMPNVEKVQAGYKAQPLSAYLDKPAPPAPAKIDFPKIDKAMVKTGFFDYLDFALQFAPAGPEEKEIRAKLASIGVGPGKKFDFKDLSPEHKAEVLIAMKEGESKIDNFLTQQQKEVNGWKIGSFFGDRAFFDGNWLLRAAGAKGGIYGNDAVEATYPMTRVDGSGQTLDGSKHDYTVTFPEGQLPPVNAFWSVTMYDGKTQLLIENPIQRYLINSPMLPELKMNDDGSLTLYIQKDSPGKEKESNWLPAPDGPIYLVMRLYWPKTESPSVLPPGEGSWSPPPVVAVQ, from the coding sequence ATGGCTGCCACACGACCCGGTTCCTCCCTCGGCGCCTACGCGCTGTTCGCCACGGCGGCCCTGCTGCTTCCGGGCTGCGATTCCAAGAACGACCCAATCGCAAAGGCAGGAGCGGGCGAGAAAGACGCCCCCGGCATCATGGAAACCAAGGCGATCGCGGAAGAGGGCTTCGTCTACGGGCTTCCGATCGTGATGAACTACGCGGTCATGCACGACTACGCCGTTGACAAAGACTCCGGCCAATTCAAAGCGCCGTTTAACGAGATCAAGAACGAGGCGCGGGTGTTCACGTACAAGGACACCGCGATCGTCACCCCCAACAGCGACACCCCGTACTCCTTCTTGTGGATGGACCTGCGGGCCGAGCCGATGGTGCTGTCGGTCCCGGAGGTCGAAAAGGGGCGCTACTACGCCGTGCAGCTTGAGGACGGCAACACCTTCAACTTCGGCTACATCGGCAGCCGGGCGACCGGCAACCAAGCTGGCGTTTACCTGGTGGCGGGCCCTGATTGGAAGGGAGAGAAGCCCGAGGGGATCAAGGAGGTCTTCCACTCCACCACGCAGTTCGCGCTGGCCGGCTACCGGACGCAACTCTTCAATGCCGCAGACATGCCGAACGTCGAGAAGGTGCAGGCGGGCTACAAGGCGCAGCCGTTGTCCGCGTACCTCGACAAGCCCGCCCCCCCTGCCCCGGCCAAGATCGACTTCCCGAAGATCGACAAGGCGATGGTGAAGACCGGGTTCTTCGACTACCTCGACTTCGCACTCCAGTTCGCCCCCGCGGGCCCCGAAGAAAAAGAGATCCGCGCAAAGCTGGCGAGCATCGGCGTCGGGCCGGGCAAGAAGTTCGACTTCAAAGACCTATCGCCCGAGCACAAGGCCGAGGTGCTGATCGCGATGAAAGAGGGCGAGTCGAAGATCGATAACTTCCTGACCCAGCAGCAGAAGGAAGTGAACGGCTGGAAGATCGGCTCGTTCTTTGGCGACCGCGCGTTCTTCGACGGCAACTGGCTGCTACGCGCCGCCGGCGCCAAGGGGGGCATCTACGGCAACGACGCCGTGGAGGCGACCTATCCCATGACACGTGTAGACGGCTCCGGGCAGACGCTCGACGGCAGCAAGCACGACTACACGGTCACGTTCCCTGAAGGTCAACTGCCGCCCGTGAACGCGTTCTGGTCGGTCACCATGTACGACGGCAAGACACAGCTCTTGATCGAGAACCCGATCCAACGCTACTTGATCAACTCTCCGATGCTGCCTGAGCTCAAGATGAACGACGACGGATCGCTCACCCTGTACATCCAGAAAGACTCCCCGGGCAAGGAGAAAGAGTCGAACTGGCTCCCGGCGCCCGACGGGCCGATCTACCTGGTCATGCGGCTCTACTGGCCGAAAACCGAGTCCCCTTCGGTGCTCCCCCCCGGCGAGGGGAGTTGGAGCCCGCCGCCGGTAGTCGCGGTTCAATAG
- a CDS encoding S41 family peptidase, with protein MLSPALLCWCICSGLLLAPSAQAQQPNPTEPAEIAKTLSAGLALEQQGSWSEALGQYEEALRQFPDSAELQQRFDIARVHHSLDRRYTDPSFLAAVRSFGEREARDLLSDLLRKIDSHYVTSPPWSQLVQRGGYGVDVALRSEAFRTSNGVRASGEQIVSAGQEMRAAISRRGAISSRQQMLEAAEEAARIGEFRLGLSKAATLLEFAATSAEGLDHYSSFLTPDQLRDVYSQIEGNFVGLGVELKADNGDLLVVRTIPGSPAERAGIYAGDRIVAVDGRVTSELSTDEAAALLTGVEGSTCRVSVVPAGSDLAPSLADTQPQGGSTVGYRGPPSAARQGAHIVAVRREHVEVPSLEDVSIIDKTQGVAYLRLPVFQKTTSRDFDTALWDLHRQGMQSLVVDLRGNPGGLLTAAVELADKFVAQGGIVSTRGRSPGEDFDYRANRGGTWRVPLVVLIDGDSASASEIFAAAIRDNHRGAIVGQRSFGKGSVQGIFPLGIGGAGIRLTTAKFYSPLGKPINGVGVSPDPGLLVSPADNQKTVVAYRGPSKPDPQLDAALAQAIEAAVRQVAMR; from the coding sequence TTGCTTTCGCCTGCACTGTTGTGCTGGTGTATCTGTTCCGGGCTGCTCCTGGCGCCGTCGGCCCAGGCCCAGCAGCCTAACCCAACAGAACCTGCGGAGATCGCCAAAACCCTCAGCGCCGGGCTAGCGCTCGAGCAGCAGGGGAGTTGGTCCGAGGCCCTCGGGCAGTACGAAGAAGCGCTCCGCCAGTTCCCGGACAGCGCCGAGCTGCAGCAGCGATTCGACATCGCCCGCGTGCACCACAGCCTCGACCGCCGCTACACCGACCCCAGCTTCCTGGCCGCCGTCCGCTCGTTCGGCGAGCGTGAGGCGCGCGACCTGCTGTCGGACCTGCTGCGGAAGATCGACTCGCACTACGTGACGTCTCCCCCTTGGAGCCAGCTCGTCCAACGCGGCGGGTACGGCGTCGACGTGGCGTTGCGGAGCGAGGCGTTCCGCACCAGCAACGGCGTCCGCGCCTCGGGTGAGCAGATCGTGTCGGCCGGGCAAGAGATGCGGGCCGCTATCAGCCGCCGCGGGGCGATCTCGAGCCGCCAGCAGATGCTCGAAGCCGCAGAAGAGGCGGCTCGGATCGGCGAGTTCCGCTTGGGGCTGAGCAAAGCAGCCACGCTGCTGGAGTTCGCCGCGACCTCCGCGGAGGGGCTCGACCACTACTCGTCGTTCCTGACTCCCGACCAGCTCCGCGACGTCTACTCGCAGATCGAAGGAAACTTCGTCGGCCTAGGGGTCGAGCTCAAGGCCGACAACGGCGACCTGTTGGTCGTCCGCACCATCCCGGGCAGCCCGGCCGAACGGGCCGGCATCTACGCCGGCGACCGGATCGTAGCCGTGGACGGGCGGGTCACTTCCGAACTCTCTACCGACGAGGCGGCGGCGCTGCTCACCGGCGTTGAGGGCTCGACGTGCCGCGTGTCGGTGGTCCCGGCCGGCAGCGACCTGGCGCCCAGCCTGGCGGACACGCAGCCTCAGGGCGGATCGACGGTCGGCTACCGCGGCCCGCCGAGCGCCGCTCGGCAGGGCGCCCACATCGTGGCGGTCCGGCGCGAGCATGTAGAGGTCCCCAGCCTCGAAGACGTGAGCATTATCGACAAGACCCAAGGGGTGGCGTACCTGCGGCTGCCGGTGTTCCAGAAGACCACCAGCCGCGACTTCGACACCGCGTTGTGGGACCTTCACCGTCAGGGGATGCAGAGCCTGGTGGTCGACCTCCGCGGCAACCCCGGCGGCCTGCTGACCGCCGCGGTCGAGCTGGCCGACAAGTTCGTCGCCCAGGGGGGCATCGTCTCGACCCGCGGCCGCAGCCCGGGCGAAGACTTCGACTACCGCGCCAACCGCGGCGGCACCTGGCGGGTGCCGTTGGTGGTGCTGATCGACGGCGACAGCGCCAGCGCCAGCGAGATCTTTGCCGCCGCGATCCGCGACAACCACCGCGGGGCGATCGTCGGCCAGCGGTCGTTCGGCAAGGGCTCGGTGCAGGGCATCTTCCCGCTGGGCATCGGGGGCGCCGGCATCCGGCTGACCACGGCCAAGTTCTACTCGCCGCTGGGCAAACCGATCAACGGCGTCGGCGTGAGCCCCGACCCGGGGCTGCTGGTCTCCCCGGCCGACAATCAGAAGACCGTCGTCGCCTACCGCGGTCCGTCGAAGCCCGATCCGCAGCTCGACGCGGCCCTCGCCCAGGCGATCGAGGCCGCGGTGCGGCAGGTGGCCATGCGTTAG